A segment of the Streptomyces sp. NBC_01235 genome:
CCCCGTCTCCAAGCGCCGCCCGCGCACCGCCCACCCCCAGGGCAACCGGCTGTCCGGGTACCTGATGAGGCTCCCTGTCGACGACCCGGACCCGCTGCGCCGCCTGGGCACGGTCCGCGCCGCCATGGACCGCAACAAGGACGCCGGACCCGGCCGGGGCGCCGGCGCCGTCGCCCTGCTCGCCGACCACGTCCCGGCCCTCGGTCACCGCCTCGGCGGCCCGCTGGTCGGCCAGGCCGCCAGGCTCTGGTTCGACATCCTGGTCACCAGCGTGCCGCTTCCCAGTCTCGGCCTGAAGCTCGGCGGGAACGCGGTGACCGAGGTCTTTCCGTACGCCCCGCTGGCCCGCGGCCAGGCCCTGGCGGTCGCCGTCTCGACCTACCGCGGCCACGTCCACTACGGGCTCGTCGCCGACGCCGAGGCCGTCCCCGATCTCGACCGGTTCGCGCGCGCCCTGACCGCCGAGGTGGAGACGCTCATCACGGCCTGCGGCTCTTGACGGGAACGGGTTTGGAGGAGGGGCCCGGCGCTCCGTAAAATTCTCCGTTCGGAGGCGGACTCGGTCGGAGCGCCGCACGGGTGATCAGGGAAGCGGCAGCGCGATGACGGTGACAGAGGACGGCTCGACGGCGGTCACGGAGGAGGTCGTGGACGAGGTCGTGTACGGGCCCGGCATCGACCCGGAGCGGCTCGCCCTCTGCCTCGCCGTGCTGGAGGAGCTCGACAAGCTGGACGTCGACCACCCCGACGCGATCGCTGTGCGCCGCGCCACCGCCGGCATCTACCGCAGCGTGAAGCAGCGCCGCCGCCAGGAGCGCCGGGCCGCCAAGACCGCCCACGACAAGGCGGTCACGGAGGCCACCGCGACCGGCTCCGCCCAGCGCATCGACGACGAGACCGAGGGCATCCTCCCGTCCTCGGCCACGGAGGAGGGCAGGATCGCGGGGATACTCCAGCGCCCGCGCTCCTGCTACACCTGCAAGACCCGGTACGTCGAGGTCGACTACTTCTACCACCAGCTCTGTCCGGACTGCGCCGGCCTGAACCGCGCCAAGCGCGACGTCCGCGCCGACCTCACCGGCAAGCGCGCCCTCCTCACCGGAGGCCGCGCCAAGATCGGCATGTACATCGCGCTGCGGCTGCTGCGCGACGGCGCGCACACGACGATCACCACGCGCTTCCCGAAGGACGCCATCCGCCGTTTCAAGGCCATGGACGACTCGGCGGACTGGATCCACCGTCTGGAGGTCGTCGGTATCGACCTGCGCGACCCGGCGCAGGCCGTGGCCCTCGCCGACCAGGTCGCAGAAGCGGGCCCGCTCGACATCCTCGTCAACAACGCGACGCAGACCGTGCGCCGCCTGCCCTCCGCCTACGCCGCCCTGGTCGACGGCGAGAGCGCTCCGCTGCCCGCCGGTGAGCTGCCCGCCCACCACGTCATCGGGGCCTTCGGCTCCGGCGCGGTGGACGGGCTGGCCGCGCTGCCCGTCGGCATCAGCGGCCTGGACGCCCAGCAGGTCGCCGACCTCGCCCTGGTCGCGGGCAACGCCAGCGTCGCCAGGCATCTCGACGGCACCGCCATCGACGCGGGCGGCCTGGTCCCCGACGTGGTCGACACCAACACCTGGGTGCAGACCATCGAGCAGATCTCCCCGGTGGAGCTTCTCGAGACCCAGCTGTGCAACTACACGGCGCCGTTCATCCTGATCAGCAAGCTCCGCCCGGCCATGGCCGAGGCCGCCCAGAAGGCGACGAGCGGGCGCGCGTACGTCGTGAACGTCTCGGCGATGGAGGGCGTCTTCGGCCGCGGCTACAAGGGCGCGGGTCACCCCAACACGAACGCCGCCAAGGCCGCGATGAACATGGTCACGCGGACCAGCGCCCAGGAGATGTTCCAGACCGACGGCATCCTCATGACCTCCGTCGACACCGGGTGGATCACCGACGAGCGCCCGCACTACGACAAGCTGCGGCTCGCCGAGGAGGGCTTCCACGCTCCGCTCGACCTGGTCGACGGCGCGGCGCGGGTGTACGACCCGGTCGTGCGGGGTGAGGCGGGGGAGGACGTGTACGGGGTGTTCTTGAAGGACTACGTGCCGGGCAAGTGGTAGGGCTGCTTCACGCCGGTGGCCGGGTGCGGGTCGTTTGCGGCTGGTCGCGCCCCGCGGCGGAGCCGCCGATCGATGTGGCCCCGCGCCCCTGACGTGCGACATGTGCCGCGCGTACACGCGTCCCGCCGTCCACCAACAGGTCGGCACCCGTCACCCACGCCGCCTCGTCCGACGCCAGCCATACCACCGCCCTCGCCACGTCCTCCGGCTCGCCGATCCTGCCCAGCGGCAGGGTCGGCGCGATCTCCTCTTCCCGCGGCTCCCACATGAAGCGGGCCATCTCGGTCCGGACCAGTCCGGGGGAGACCGAGTTCACCCGTACCCCCGGTCCCAGCTCGCCCGCGAGCTGCTGGGTGAGGTGGAGGAGGGCCGCCTTGCCGGTGCCGTAGGCGCCCACGTGGGGGCCTACGTGGGTCGCGCCCTCCGTGCAGATGTTGACGACCACTCCGCCGTGCTCGCGCATCCAGTCGTGCCAGGCGCACTGTACGAGCCGTAGCGGTGCCTCGACGTTCACCGTGAACGCCTCTCGCCACAGCGTCGGGTCGGCGTCCATGAGCGGGCCGTAGGGCTGGTTCGTCGCCGCGTTGTTCACCAGGACGTCCAGTCGGCCGAACTCGCGCAGGCACAGGGCGGTCAGTTCCTCGGGGTGTCCGGGGTCCCCGACATCGCCGGCCAGGCCCACCCCGCCCAGCTCCCCGGCGGCCCGCCGCACCTCGTCCGGGTCCCGCGCGCTGACGCACACCCGCGCACCGGCGTCGGCGAGCGCCCGTGCCACCGCCCGGCCGATGCCCCGCGTGGCCCCTGTGACGACGGCGGCCCTGCCCCGTAACGCGTACGACGACGTCATCGGCGTACGGTCTCACGGTGGGCCGTCAGTCGACAGCCCCAAGACGTGAGTTGCGTGCCGCCACCAGTTCCAGCACCGTGCGCCAGTCCTCCAGCACCCCGGCGTCGAACCCGGCGACCCGGCCGTCCTCGTCGGCCTGGCGCAGGCTGAGCAGGTCGTCGTCGGCGGGCGTGTCGAACCAGGGGTGCAGGCCGACGAGACGGGAGACGCGGGCGCCGAGCAGTGGCCGTACGG
Coding sequences within it:
- a CDS encoding SDR family NAD(P)-dependent oxidoreductase; amino-acid sequence: MTVTEDGSTAVTEEVVDEVVYGPGIDPERLALCLAVLEELDKLDVDHPDAIAVRRATAGIYRSVKQRRRQERRAAKTAHDKAVTEATATGSAQRIDDETEGILPSSATEEGRIAGILQRPRSCYTCKTRYVEVDYFYHQLCPDCAGLNRAKRDVRADLTGKRALLTGGRAKIGMYIALRLLRDGAHTTITTRFPKDAIRRFKAMDDSADWIHRLEVVGIDLRDPAQAVALADQVAEAGPLDILVNNATQTVRRLPSAYAALVDGESAPLPAGELPAHHVIGAFGSGAVDGLAALPVGISGLDAQQVADLALVAGNASVARHLDGTAIDAGGLVPDVVDTNTWVQTIEQISPVELLETQLCNYTAPFILISKLRPAMAEAAQKATSGRAYVVNVSAMEGVFGRGYKGAGHPNTNAAKAAMNMVTRTSAQEMFQTDGILMTSVDTGWITDERPHYDKLRLAEEGFHAPLDLVDGAARVYDPVVRGEAGEDVYGVFLKDYVPGKW
- a CDS encoding SDR family oxidoreductase, which codes for MTSSYALRGRAAVVTGATRGIGRAVARALADAGARVCVSARDPDEVRRAAGELGGVGLAGDVGDPGHPEELTALCLREFGRLDVLVNNAATNQPYGPLMDADPTLWREAFTVNVEAPLRLVQCAWHDWMREHGGVVVNICTEGATHVGPHVGAYGTGKAALLHLTQQLAGELGPGVRVNSVSPGLVRTEMARFMWEPREEEIAPTLPLGRIGEPEDVARAVVWLASDEAAWVTGADLLVDGGTRVRAAHVARQGRGATSIGGSAAGRDQPQTTRTRPPA